GTTCGACGAGTTCGGCGTCCGAGTTCGGTGCGGATGAATCAGCCAAGGCAAGACCTCCAGGGCCCGTTGCGCAGGGAAACCTCACCGTGACGCCGAACCTGTCGGGTGTCAACGCCCCCTTCAGGCCGTGCTGTTGACACGGCCCAGCCCGAGGGGGCCCGGACCCGGCCACCCCAGATCGAAAGGCTCCCCACCATGGGTCGCTACGTTCTCACCGGCACACCCGGCGCGGGCAAGACCGCCATCCTGCACCGCCTGGGCGAACTCGGTCACGCCGTGGTGGAGGAGGCGGCGACGGACGTCATCGCCCGGGCTCAGGCCCAGGGCGAGGACGAACCGTGGACGCGGGTGTCCTTCATCGACGAGATCGTCACCCTGCAACGACAGCGACAGCAGGAGGCGAGCGGGACCGCCGCCCTCCAGGTCTTCGACCGCTCACCGGTCTGCACCCTCGCACTCGCCACCTACTTGGGACGCCCGGTGTCCCGGACGCTCGGGGCGGAGCTCGAACGGATCACCTCCGAGGAGATCTACGAGCGACAGGTGCTCTTCATCCGCAATCTGGGGTTCTGCGAGCCCACCTCGGCCCGCCGGATCAGCTATCAGGAGTCGCTGGTCTTCGAGAAGGTCCACGAGGAGACCTACCGCGCGCTCGGCTACCAGCTCCTCGACGTCCCCGCCGACGACCTGCCCCACCGTCTCGCCACCGTCATGTCGGTGATTGCGCCGCCCACGTCATGAACGGACCCAGATACATCGGATGGGTCACAGGGATGGCCTAGGCCTGCTGACATGGGTCTCCGGGTCGAAGGAACCCATGACGGCCTTACTGTCACGCGATTCGCGTGGTGCTGAAGTTATTGACAGGTTCACGAGTGCCTCTTAGGTTCCCCGATACACCCGATGTATCGGGGAACCGTCAGGTAGAGAGGACGACGATGACCTCACAGCCGGAGAGACACTCGCAGCCGGCCCGCAGAGCCGTACTCGGCACCGCGCTGGGCGGAGCCGCGGCGGCCGCGTTACCCGGTACGGCCCGCGCCGAAGAGCCGATGTCCTCGCCAGGTGCCGCCGGACGTCCCTGGAAACTCCGGGACACCATGACCACCGACGGCGCGTGGGCCCGGTTCCTGCATGACCAGGACCTGCTGTGGAGCAGGCTGCCC
This portion of the Streptomyces canus genome encodes:
- a CDS encoding ATP/GTP-binding protein, coding for MGRYVLTGTPGAGKTAILHRLGELGHAVVEEAATDVIARAQAQGEDEPWTRVSFIDEIVTLQRQRQQEASGTAALQVFDRSPVCTLALATYLGRPVSRTLGAELERITSEEIYERQVLFIRNLGFCEPTSARRISYQESLVFEKVHEETYRALGYQLLDVPADDLPHRLATVMSVIAPPTS